From the Streptococcus sp. 29887 genome, one window contains:
- a CDS encoding DUF1831 domain-containing protein yields the protein MAFQQSVSLKDCAFTYHISPNIKKYTLRDTTFEQTKAGHYQLTRLLEEVPNSNQGFLLKIIVNKELNGFKINITDKSGLHLVNIFKENGNKVIQEKFYFLMDSLVDRDLFTKEG from the coding sequence ATGGCCTTTCAACAATCAGTTAGCCTAAAAGATTGCGCATTTACCTATCACATTAGCCCTAACATCAAAAAATACACCCTGAGAGATACCACTTTTGAACAAACAAAAGCAGGGCACTACCAACTCACGCGCCTCTTGGAAGAAGTTCCTAACTCAAATCAGGGTTTTCTTTTAAAGATTATTGTCAATAAAGAGTTGAACGGTTTTAAAATCAACATCACAGACAAATCTGGCTTGCACCTGGTCAATATCTTTAAAGAAAATGGAAACAAGGTCATCCAGGAAAAATTCTACTTCTTGATGGATAGCTTAGTGGACCGTGACCTATTTACCAAGGAAGGTTAA
- a CDS encoding GTP pyrophosphokinase family protein, producing the protein MDFNWEEFLDPYIQTVGELKIKLRGIRKQYRKANRHSPIEFVTGRVKPIESIKEKMALRHIKLENLAQDMQDIAGLRIMVQFVDDIEEVLAILRKRKDMQIVHERDYINYMKASGYRSYHVVIEYPVDTINGNETVLAEIQIRTLSMNFWATIEHSLNYKYKGNFPEEIKKRLEVTAKIAYELDEEMRKIRNDIQEAQALFDPAHRKLNDGVGNSDDTDEEYR; encoded by the coding sequence ATGGACTTTAACTGGGAAGAATTTTTAGACCCCTATATCCAGACAGTAGGTGAGTTGAAGATCAAACTGCGTGGTATTCGCAAGCAGTACCGGAAAGCCAATCGACACTCTCCTATAGAGTTCGTGACTGGACGGGTAAAGCCTATTGAATCCATCAAAGAGAAAATGGCCCTGCGACACATTAAGTTGGAAAATCTTGCTCAAGATATGCAGGATATTGCTGGACTTCGGATTATGGTCCAATTTGTGGATGATATTGAGGAAGTTTTGGCGATTTTACGCAAGCGCAAGGATATGCAAATTGTTCACGAAAGGGATTATATCAACTATATGAAGGCTTCGGGTTATCGTTCCTATCATGTGGTGATTGAGTACCCAGTGGACACTATAAATGGCAATGAAACGGTATTGGCAGAAATCCAAATCCGTACCCTGTCCATGAATTTCTGGGCAACCATTGAGCATTCCCTCAACTATAAATATAAGGGGAATTTTCCTGAAGAAATCAAGAAGCGCTTGGAAGTGACAGCAAAGATTGCCTATGAATTAGATGAGGAGATGCGAAAAATCCGTAACGACATTCAGGAGGCCCAGGCCTTATTCGATCCTGCACATAGGAAGCTGAATGACGGTGTCGGAAATAGTGATGATACAGATGAAGAATACAGGTAG
- a CDS encoding cysteine desulfurase family protein, producing the protein MIYLDNAATTALSPTALQRMLEVAQETYGNPSSIHQAGRKANQILRQARQDIAQVLDVPADHIIFTAGGSEADNLAIQGYALANQAKGKHLITTAIEHHAVLHTMQYLEERFGFEVTYIQPINQVITAQQIQEALRPDTILVSTMFANNETGQLLPIKEIGQLLADHQAVFHVDAVQAIGKMDVKPADYGIDFLAASAHKFHGPKGVGFLYSRLQGFDSLIHGGKQENQHRAGTENLPAIAAMALALQEQVYQLDSNVHHIQGLKNHLLAGLDGYSFYINQAGPHLPHVINIGFPNKLNEQVLMRLDLAGIAVSSGSACTAGVVQNSHVLEAMYGKDSHRLKESIRISLSETNTLEEIDILLTELQKIIGG; encoded by the coding sequence TTGATTTATTTAGATAATGCAGCTACCACTGCCCTATCTCCCACTGCTCTCCAACGGATGTTGGAAGTAGCACAAGAAACCTATGGCAATCCCTCCAGTATCCATCAGGCTGGAAGAAAAGCCAACCAAATTTTACGCCAAGCCAGACAGGACATAGCCCAAGTTCTCGATGTCCCAGCAGATCACATCATTTTTACAGCTGGAGGGTCTGAGGCTGATAATTTGGCTATTCAGGGCTATGCTCTTGCCAATCAAGCCAAAGGCAAGCACCTGATTACTACTGCTATCGAGCACCATGCAGTTCTTCATACCATGCAGTACCTTGAGGAGCGTTTTGGGTTTGAAGTAACCTATATTCAGCCGATCAATCAGGTCATCACTGCCCAGCAAATCCAAGAAGCCCTACGCCCAGATACCATCTTGGTCAGTACCATGTTTGCCAACAATGAAACTGGCCAACTGCTTCCCATTAAAGAAATCGGTCAACTATTGGCCGACCATCAGGCAGTCTTCCATGTAGATGCTGTGCAGGCAATCGGAAAAATGGATGTGAAGCCCGCTGACTATGGGATAGATTTTCTAGCTGCATCTGCTCATAAATTCCACGGACCAAAAGGAGTCGGTTTTCTATACAGTCGCTTGCAGGGTTTTGATTCCCTTATTCATGGAGGGAAGCAAGAAAACCAACACCGAGCAGGCACAGAGAACCTTCCAGCCATTGCTGCCATGGCACTTGCTCTTCAAGAACAGGTCTATCAACTTGACAGTAATGTTCATCACATCCAAGGCTTGAAAAATCACCTCCTAGCTGGATTAGATGGCTATTCATTTTACATCAACCAAGCTGGTCCCCATCTCCCTCATGTTATCAACATCGGTTTCCCTAATAAGCTCAATGAGCAAGTCCTCATGCGACTAGACTTGGCAGGCATTGCAGTTTCAAGTGGGTCAGCTTGTACTGCTGGCGTTGTTCAGAACAGTCATGTACTTGAAGCCATGTACGGAAAAGATTCTCATCGGTTGAAAGAGTCCATCCGTATCAGCCTATCTGAAACAAATACCCTAGAAGAGATAGATATTCTTCTTACAGAATTACAAAAAATCATTGGAGGATAA
- a CDS encoding ribose-phosphate diphosphokinase produces MGQPLGENNIKIFSLNSNRAIAEKIAASAGLPLGKLSSRQFSDGEIQINIEESVRGVDVYIIQSTSYPVNNHLWELLIMIDACKRASANTITAVMPYFGYARQDRTASPREPITAKLVANMLVKAGVDRVLTLDLHASQIQGFFDIPVDNLLTEPLFASYYMEKGLCGEDVVIVSPKNSGIKRARNIAEFLNAPIAIIDYAQDDSERSEGYIIGDVAGKKAILVDDILNTGRTFSQASKIVQEGGATEIYAVASHGLFAGSAAELLDASPIKEILVTDSVASKEQEPKNIAFITASDLIADAIHRIQEHQPLSPLFKFTNPEKEN; encoded by the coding sequence ATGGGTCAACCACTCGGTGAAAATAACATTAAAATCTTCTCACTCAATAGCAATCGTGCCATCGCTGAAAAAATTGCCGCATCAGCTGGTCTTCCACTAGGAAAATTATCATCACGCCAATTCTCAGACGGTGAAATCCAAATCAACATTGAAGAATCTGTCCGCGGTGTAGATGTTTATATCATCCAATCTACTAGCTACCCAGTCAACAACCACTTGTGGGAATTGCTGATTATGATTGATGCCTGCAAACGTGCAAGTGCAAACACTATTACTGCAGTTATGCCTTATTTTGGCTATGCTCGTCAGGACCGTACCGCATCTCCACGCGAACCAATCACTGCTAAACTTGTTGCCAATATGTTGGTCAAAGCAGGTGTTGACCGTGTCCTAACACTCGATTTACACGCTTCTCAAATCCAAGGTTTCTTTGATATTCCAGTTGATAACCTTCTTACAGAACCATTATTCGCTTCTTATTACATGGAAAAAGGGCTCTGTGGTGAAGACGTCGTCATCGTTAGTCCAAAAAATTCGGGTATCAAACGTGCGCGTAATATCGCGGAATTCTTGAATGCTCCTATTGCTATTATTGACTATGCTCAAGATGATTCTGAGCGTTCAGAAGGTTACATCATCGGAGATGTTGCTGGTAAAAAAGCTATCTTGGTTGATGATATCCTAAATACTGGTCGAACCTTCTCACAAGCCTCAAAAATCGTTCAAGAGGGCGGAGCTACTGAAATTTACGCTGTTGCCAGCCATGGTCTGTTCGCGGGTAGTGCGGCAGAACTTCTGGACGCTTCTCCAATCAAGGAAATCCTTGTAACCGATTCAGTCGCAAGTAAGGAACAAGAGCCTAAAAATATCGCCTTTATCACTGCTAGTGACTTGATTGCTGATGCTATCCATCGTATTCAAGAACACCAACCACTTAGCCCACTCTTTAAGTTTACAAATCCAGAAAAAGAGAACTAG
- a CDS encoding CYTH domain-containing protein produces MKNHLEIEYKTLLTKSEYLRLLSDFSDVSPVLQTNHYIDTPDLDMKNHRFSLRIRTFKEIAELTLKIPQEIGNQEYNQVLDIQTALQLIENFQLPAGHIADIISATDVPIDKLAVWGSLTTKRHEKETSIGLMALDENEYAGQVDYELEVEVTDAHQGKILFEDFLKKNSIQFKYASSKVARTASHRKSVQ; encoded by the coding sequence ATGAAAAACCACCTTGAAATTGAGTATAAAACCTTATTAACCAAATCCGAGTACCTACGCCTTCTCTCTGATTTTTCAGACGTAAGCCCTGTTCTTCAAACCAACCACTATATTGACACTCCTGATTTAGATATGAAGAACCACCGTTTTTCACTCCGTATACGGACTTTTAAGGAAATAGCAGAGCTGACCCTAAAAATTCCCCAGGAAATTGGCAATCAAGAGTACAATCAAGTTCTAGACATCCAGACTGCTCTTCAGCTAATAGAAAACTTCCAACTGCCTGCTGGCCACATTGCCGACATCATCTCAGCAACAGATGTTCCGATTGACAAACTGGCTGTCTGGGGGAGCCTGACTACCAAACGTCATGAAAAAGAAACCTCCATCGGACTTATGGCCCTAGATGAAAATGAATATGCCGGGCAAGTGGATTACGAACTGGAAGTTGAAGTGACTGATGCCCACCAAGGCAAAATTCTCTTTGAAGACTTTCTCAAGAAGAACTCCATCCAATTTAAATATGCCAGCAGTAAGGTTGCACGAACTGCTAGCCATCGAAAATCAGTCCAATAA
- a CDS encoding DUF4649 family protein has protein sequence MIIIHYQDAYKIDRKQEFDNLDAAKLAFSGCLTLPDYYPVTKLTRDGHELDYKGTIGDLYRYFQTLD, from the coding sequence ATGATTATTATTCACTATCAAGATGCTTACAAAATAGACAGAAAACAGGAATTTGACAATCTGGATGCAGCCAAACTGGCCTTCTCAGGTTGCCTCACTCTTCCTGATTACTATCCTGTAACCAAACTAACACGAGATGGTCACGAGCTAGATTATAAAGGAACCATTGGTGACCTCTACCGCTACTTTCAAACACTAGACTAG